A genomic stretch from Juglans microcarpa x Juglans regia isolate MS1-56 chromosome 3S, Jm3101_v1.0, whole genome shotgun sequence includes:
- the LOC121258261 gene encoding cell division topological specificity factor homolog, chloroplastic-like, with the protein MMISGDLNVSATLGSYPMHPLRSSLRPSKVEFSGFLNRGSSICEVIPKWPSIVLDNRNMCGHPKEISGVGGDYKLSPKSISQESEGFLLDAINMSFLERLNLAWKIMFPSPASRKSSNARIAKQRLKMILFSDRCAVSDEAKRKIVNNIVQALSDFVEIESQDKVHLSVSTDADLGTIYSVTVPVRRVKPEYQDLDEVGAITNIEYKDTGETSGSVDVRFDFFIPD; encoded by the exons ATGATGATTTCTGGGGATTTGAATGTCTCCGCAACGCTGGGCTCCTACCCTATGCACCCTCTTCGAAGCTCATTACGTCCTTCGAAG GTGGAGTTCTCTGGTTTCCTGAATAGAGGATCAAGCATCTGTGAAGTTATACCCAAATGGCCCAGCATAGTACTTGATAACCGCAACATGTGTGGTCATCCCAAGGAAATTTCTGGTGTCGGTGGAGATTATAAGCTTTCGCCGAAGTCCATCAGTCAAGAATCTGAGGGCTTCCTCCTTGATGCCATTAACATGAGCTTCTTGGAACGTTTAAACTTGGCTTGGAAGATAATGTTCCCATCACCAGCATCTAGAAAGAGCTCTAATGCCAGGATTGCCAAGCAGCGCTTGAAGATGATTCTCTTCTCTGATCGATGTGCAGTGAGTGATGAGGCAAAAAGGAAGATTGTCAACAACATTGTGCAGGCTCTATCAGATTTTGTGGAGATAGAATCGCAGGATAAAGTTCACCTGAGTGTTTCTACCGATGCGGACCTTGGAACCATATATTCTGTCACTGTGCCTGTACGACGGGTGAAACCTGAGTATCAAGATTTGGACGAGGTTGGAGCAATAACAAATATAGAGTACAAAGATACTGGAGAGACTTCAGGTTCTGTTGATGTTAGGTTTGATTTCTTCATTCCAGATTAA